A single region of the Candidatus Chlorobium masyuteum genome encodes:
- a CDS encoding SDR family oxidoreductase, with protein sequence MTIEKTVLIAGASGYLGRYAVCEFKKRGYRVRALVRNTEKIKTAGPHGEPAIYDLVDEIVIGDVTDPATIEGVCNGVDIVFSALGLTAPDPKLTSYDVDHLGNGRILEQAVRQKVSRFIYVSVFNQDKMPDIPTIKAHEQFAADLKASGLSWAVMRPNGYFSDMGRFFSMARGGHLFMVGEGDKKINPIHGADLAVVCADAAEGESREIPVGGPDIYTFREVMEMAFFACGKSPWITSLPMWLAEGSLMVAGLFNRNLADLLSFAVEALKFDHVAPSYGSRHLKDFFAELASSSKHD encoded by the coding sequence ATGACCATCGAAAAAACAGTACTGATTGCCGGTGCATCCGGATATCTTGGACGATATGCCGTGTGTGAGTTCAAAAAAAGGGGCTACAGGGTCCGGGCACTGGTACGGAACACTGAGAAGATCAAAACCGCAGGCCCTCATGGCGAACCGGCAATCTACGATCTGGTGGATGAGATTGTGATTGGTGATGTGACTGATCCGGCAACTATTGAAGGCGTATGCAACGGTGTTGATATCGTCTTTTCCGCTCTCGGCCTTACTGCGCCCGACCCGAAACTCACCAGCTATGATGTTGATCACCTCGGCAACGGCCGCATTCTTGAGCAGGCTGTCCGCCAGAAGGTGTCAAGGTTTATTTATGTTTCGGTTTTCAACCAGGATAAAATGCCTGACATTCCGACTATAAAGGCTCATGAACAGTTTGCTGCCGATCTGAAGGCTTCAGGCCTCTCCTGGGCGGTCATGCGTCCGAACGGTTATTTTTCCGATATGGGCAGATTCTTTTCGATGGCCCGAGGTGGCCACCTCTTCATGGTGGGTGAGGGTGATAAAAAAATCAACCCGATCCACGGCGCTGACCTTGCTGTGGTGTGTGCCGATGCAGCAGAGGGAGAGAGTCGCGAAATTCCGGTTGGCGGCCCCGACATCTATACCTTCAGGGAGGTGATGGAGATGGCGTTTTTTGCCTGCGGAAAATCCCCATGGATAACCTCACTGCCGATGTGGCTGGCTGAAGGCTCGCTCATGGTGGCAGGGCTCTTCAACCGTAATCTGGCCGATCTGCTCTCCTTTGCGGTTGAAGCACTCAAATTCGATCATGTGGCACCTTCTTACGGCTCACGTCATCTCAAGGATTTTTTTGCGGAGCTGGCCTCTTCATCCAAACATGACTGA
- the secA gene encoding preprotein translocase subunit SecA, whose amino-acid sequence MLKIFEKIFGSKHDKDIKKIQPVITRINELYTSLNPLNDDQLKEKGRELKKRVRGVLEPIELEKKNLFLQLDNGDITLEEADAINDKLDALDEAYEKATATVLDEVLPETFALVKETCRRLKGHVYSVVGREFTWDMVPYDVQLIGGMVLHSGKISEMATGEGKTLVSTLPVFLNALTGRGVHVVTVNDYLAQRDKEWMNPVFEFHGITVGVILNTMFPEQRREQYHCDITYGTNNEFGFDYLRDNMAGTPDEMVQRKFYFAIVDEVDSVLIDEARTPLIISGPVPNADNSKFQEIKPWIELLVRAQQQLVGSYLSEAEKVLKTKPGDSDAGLALLRVKRGQPKNSRFIKMLSQQGVAKLVQGTENEYLKDNASRMQEVDDELYFAVDEKAGTIDLTDKGREFLSKLSHQDSDIFMLPDVGTEVAAVESDAAVSTAEKVHKKDAIYRLYADRSERLHNISQLLKAYSLFERDDEYVVQNGQVMIVDEFTGRILAGRRYSDGLHQAIEAKENVKIEGETQTMATVTIQNFFRLYKKLAGMTGTAETEASEFYEIYKLDVVVIPTNTAIVRKDSDDLVYKTRREKYNAVVLKVEELQKKGQPVLVGTTSVEVSETISRMLRAKKIPHNVLNAKQNDREADIVAEAGQRGAVTIATNMAGRGTDIKLGTGVKELGGLFILGSERHESRRIDRQLRGRAGRQGDPGESVFFVSLEDELMRLFGSDRVISVMDRLGHEEGDVIEHSMITKSIERAQKKVEEQNFAIRKRLLEYDDVLNQQREVIYSRRRNGLVKERLTSDILDLLKDYCETVIKNHHRHFDVAALEEEVMRELSIEFKPERDEFERDGIEITAGKLYDAALAFYRRKEEAMAEEIMQQIEKYAVLSVIDQKWREHLREIDSLREGINLRAYGQKDPLLEYKQEAYKLFIEMLREIELETLSLAFKLFPINPDEAREIEERQRQAAGNLDRLVAQHDEAQSVYTASYEIEPGTGVAGEEPHESIQQPVVVDKKPGRNDLCPCGSGKKYKNCHGQQP is encoded by the coding sequence ATGTTGAAAATTTTTGAAAAGATCTTCGGCTCAAAGCACGACAAGGATATCAAAAAAATCCAGCCCGTTATCACCCGTATCAATGAACTCTATACCTCCCTGAACCCGCTGAATGACGATCAGCTCAAAGAGAAGGGCCGGGAGCTGAAAAAGAGGGTGCGCGGGGTTCTTGAGCCGATCGAGCTTGAGAAAAAAAATCTCTTTCTGCAGCTTGACAATGGCGACATAACCCTTGAAGAGGCTGATGCAATCAATGACAAGCTTGACGCGCTTGATGAAGCGTATGAAAAAGCAACCGCGACCGTGCTTGATGAGGTGCTGCCGGAAACCTTTGCGCTGGTCAAAGAGACATGCAGGCGACTGAAAGGCCATGTCTATTCGGTTGTCGGACGCGAGTTCACCTGGGATATGGTGCCTTACGATGTGCAGCTGATCGGCGGAATGGTGCTCCATTCCGGTAAAATCTCCGAAATGGCTACCGGTGAAGGCAAAACCCTCGTCTCCACGCTTCCGGTCTTTCTCAATGCCCTTACCGGCCGTGGTGTCCATGTTGTTACGGTCAATGACTACCTTGCCCAGAGGGACAAGGAGTGGATGAATCCGGTTTTTGAATTTCACGGCATCACGGTAGGCGTTATTCTCAACACCATGTTCCCGGAACAGCGCAGGGAGCAGTACCACTGTGACATCACCTACGGCACGAACAACGAATTCGGTTTTGACTATTTGCGCGACAACATGGCTGGAACCCCGGACGAGATGGTGCAGCGGAAGTTCTACTTTGCCATTGTTGATGAGGTGGACAGCGTACTGATTGATGAGGCCAGAACACCGCTCATCATATCCGGTCCGGTTCCCAATGCCGACAACAGCAAGTTCCAGGAGATCAAGCCCTGGATTGAGCTTTTGGTTCGTGCCCAGCAGCAACTGGTTGGATCATACCTCTCGGAAGCCGAAAAGGTATTGAAAACAAAACCCGGAGACAGTGATGCTGGTCTTGCCCTCCTGCGGGTAAAACGCGGACAGCCTAAAAACTCCCGATTCATCAAAATGCTCTCCCAGCAGGGCGTAGCCAAGCTGGTGCAGGGTACCGAAAACGAATATCTCAAGGACAATGCAAGCCGGATGCAGGAGGTTGACGACGAGCTCTATTTCGCTGTTGACGAAAAGGCCGGTACGATTGATCTGACCGACAAGGGACGGGAATTTCTGAGCAAACTGAGCCATCAGGACAGCGATATCTTTATGTTACCCGATGTCGGCACCGAGGTTGCAGCGGTTGAATCCGATGCAGCGGTCAGCACCGCAGAGAAGGTGCATAAAAAGGATGCCATCTACCGCCTCTACGCCGACCGTTCCGAACGGCTGCATAATATCAGCCAGCTTCTGAAAGCCTACTCGCTCTTTGAACGCGACGATGAATATGTGGTACAGAACGGTCAGGTGATGATTGTTGATGAGTTCACCGGTCGTATCCTGGCCGGCCGCCGGTACAGCGACGGACTGCACCAGGCAATTGAAGCCAAGGAGAATGTGAAGATTGAAGGTGAAACACAGACCATGGCGACCGTCACCATCCAGAACTTTTTCCGCCTCTACAAGAAGCTTGCCGGTATGACCGGTACGGCTGAGACCGAAGCCTCTGAGTTTTACGAAATCTACAAGCTCGATGTTGTTGTTATTCCGACCAACACCGCCATTGTCCGGAAGGATTCGGACGATCTGGTCTATAAAACCCGGCGTGAAAAGTACAACGCCGTGGTGCTGAAGGTTGAGGAGCTGCAAAAAAAGGGGCAGCCGGTACTGGTGGGGACCACGAGTGTGGAGGTGTCGGAGACCATCTCACGCATGCTTCGTGCAAAAAAAATCCCCCACAATGTCCTGAACGCCAAACAAAATGACCGCGAAGCCGATATTGTCGCCGAAGCCGGGCAGAGAGGTGCGGTAACCATTGCCACCAACATGGCCGGACGTGGTACCGATATCAAGCTCGGAACGGGCGTAAAGGAGCTTGGCGGGCTCTTCATTCTCGGTTCCGAACGCCATGAGTCACGACGCATTGACCGTCAGCTCCGTGGTCGTGCCGGTAGGCAGGGAGATCCGGGCGAATCGGTCTTTTTTGTCTCCCTTGAGGATGAATTGATGCGTCTCTTCGGTTCCGACCGGGTTATTTCGGTGATGGATCGCCTCGGCCACGAGGAGGGTGATGTAATTGAACACTCCATGATCACCAAATCGATTGAACGGGCCCAGAAGAAGGTTGAGGAGCAGAACTTTGCCATCCGCAAACGGTTGCTTGAGTATGATGATGTTCTCAACCAGCAGCGCGAGGTGATCTACTCCCGCCGCAGAAACGGCCTTGTCAAGGAGCGCCTGACCAGTGACATCCTCGACCTCCTGAAGGATTACTGCGAAACGGTCATCAAAAATCATCACCGCCATTTTGATGTTGCTGCGCTTGAAGAGGAGGTGATGCGCGAGCTCTCCATCGAGTTCAAGCCTGAACGTGACGAGTTTGAACGTGACGGCATTGAGATAACAGCCGGAAAGCTCTACGACGCAGCCCTGGCCTTCTACCGCCGCAAGGAGGAGGCGATGGCGGAGGAGATCATGCAGCAGATCGAGAAGTATGCCGTTCTCTCCGTTATCGACCAGAAGTGGCGAGAGCACCTGCGCGAGATCGACTCGCTGCGCGAGGGCATCAATCTGCGCGCCTACGGCCAGAAAGACCCGCTGCTCGAGTACAAGCAGGAGGCTTACAAGCTCTTTATCGAGATGCTTCGTGAGATCGAACTTGAAACCCTCTCGCTTGCCTTCAAGCTCTTCCCCATCAATCCGGATGAGGCGAGAGAAATTGAAGAGCGCCAGCGGCAGGCCGCCGGAAATCTTGACCGGCTTGTGGCACAGCATGATGAGGCCCAGAGCGTCTACACTGCATCATACGAGATTGAGCCGGGTACCGGTGTTGCAGGTGAAGAACCTCACGAAAGTATTCAGCAGCCGGTTGTAGTCGATAAAAAACCGGGCAGAAATGATCTCTGCCCCTGCGGAAGCGGAAAGAAATATAAAAACTGTCACGGCCAGCAGCCCTGA
- the purL gene encoding phosphoribosylformylglycinamidine synthase subunit PurL produces MKHTELDVTLALAEEHGLNAEEYGKICTILGRTPTFTELGIFSVMWSEHCSYKNSIAVLKTLPREGGALLTSAGEENAGLVDIGDNLAVAFKIESHNHPSAVEPYQGAATGVGGIHRDIFTMGARPVASLNSLRFGSPKDPHVRYLVDGVVRGIGDYGNSFGVPTVGGEIYFEEGYTGNPLVNAMSVGIVEHHKTVSATALGEGNPVLIVGSSTGRDGIHGATFASEDLSEASEDKRPSVQVGDPFAEKLLLEATLEAIATGYVVGLQDMGAAGITSSTSEMSARGIEKTGSGGIEIDLDLVPIREAGMSAYEIMLSESQERMLIVAEKGFEEKIIEVYRKWDVLAIVIGRVTSDNLLRVSQHGKVVAEIPAESLVLGGGAPVYIREAVEKRPDTAAAKLQDDKNLDFRALTLELLSRPNIASKQWVYHQYDSMVQTNTVTPVGHTDAAVIRIKGTKKALAMKTDCNARYVYLNPARGGRIAVAECARNIACSGAKPLAITNCLNFGNPYKPEVYFQFKTSVEGMGEACRVFNTPVTGGNVSFYNESSIGGVRTAIYPTPTIGMIGLLDDIDNLVGSTFTHPGDAILLLGEPDLTLEGSEYLVMHYGTPGEDAPPVDLQHEKNVQELLVALAAGKLVHSAHDISDGGLFVALAEKAIMNEEAPLGFSVNIEAAETSPVRIQRALFSEAQGRVLLSIAPEKAKEVISEAVKHQVPVRVIGKVVPGTATIAVNGQEILHFTTAELAGAYYHSLEHALHLDEL; encoded by the coding sequence ATGAAACACACTGAACTGGACGTCACCCTTGCTCTTGCTGAAGAACATGGACTCAATGCTGAAGAGTACGGCAAAATATGCACCATTCTCGGAAGAACCCCTACCTTTACCGAACTGGGAATCTTCTCGGTCATGTGGTCGGAACACTGCAGCTATAAAAACTCCATAGCGGTTCTTAAAACCCTTCCAAGGGAGGGCGGTGCACTGCTTACGAGCGCCGGCGAGGAGAATGCCGGTCTGGTCGATATCGGCGACAACCTTGCCGTTGCCTTTAAAATCGAGTCACACAACCACCCCTCCGCCGTGGAGCCCTACCAGGGTGCCGCTACCGGTGTCGGGGGGATTCACCGCGATATTTTCACCATGGGAGCCCGGCCAGTCGCCTCGCTCAACTCGCTCCGGTTCGGCTCGCCCAAAGACCCGCATGTCCGCTATCTGGTAGACGGCGTGGTGCGCGGTATCGGTGATTACGGCAACTCGTTCGGTGTGCCGACGGTCGGCGGAGAGATCTATTTTGAAGAGGGATACACCGGCAATCCACTGGTCAATGCCATGTCGGTCGGTATTGTCGAGCACCACAAAACAGTCAGTGCAACCGCTCTCGGAGAGGGCAATCCTGTGCTGATTGTCGGCTCATCAACCGGACGGGATGGCATCCACGGCGCAACCTTTGCATCGGAAGATCTGAGTGAGGCATCGGAAGACAAGCGTCCGAGCGTTCAGGTCGGCGATCCTTTTGCTGAAAAGCTGCTGCTTGAAGCCACCCTTGAAGCCATTGCCACCGGCTATGTAGTCGGCCTGCAGGATATGGGTGCGGCGGGCATCACCAGCTCCACTTCCGAGATGAGCGCACGGGGCATTGAAAAGACCGGTTCCGGCGGCATCGAGATCGATCTGGACCTTGTACCGATCCGTGAGGCCGGAATGAGCGCCTACGAGATCATGCTCTCCGAGTCTCAGGAGCGGATGCTGATTGTGGCCGAAAAAGGGTTTGAAGAGAAGATTATCGAGGTCTACCGCAAATGGGATGTTCTGGCGATTGTAATCGGCCGCGTCACCAGTGACAACCTGCTTCGTGTCAGCCAGCATGGCAAGGTGGTAGCGGAAATTCCGGCTGAATCGCTCGTTCTGGGAGGCGGAGCACCGGTCTATATCCGTGAGGCAGTTGAAAAGAGGCCCGACACCGCGGCGGCAAAGCTTCAGGATGACAAAAATTTAGACTTCCGCGCGCTTACCCTTGAACTGCTTTCGCGCCCCAATATCGCAAGCAAACAGTGGGTCTACCATCAGTATGACTCCATGGTGCAGACCAATACCGTTACCCCGGTCGGCCATACCGATGCGGCAGTTATCCGCATCAAAGGCACAAAGAAGGCACTGGCAATGAAAACAGACTGCAACGCCCGTTACGTCTACCTCAACCCCGCAAGAGGAGGCCGGATAGCTGTTGCCGAATGCGCCAGAAACATTGCCTGTTCGGGTGCCAAACCGCTGGCCATCACCAACTGCCTGAACTTCGGAAACCCCTACAAACCCGAAGTTTACTTCCAGTTCAAGACATCGGTTGAGGGGATGGGCGAAGCATGCCGGGTATTCAACACTCCGGTTACCGGCGGCAATGTGAGCTTCTATAACGAATCATCCATCGGCGGTGTGCGCACAGCCATCTACCCGACTCCGACCATCGGCATGATCGGTCTGCTTGATGATATCGACAACCTTGTCGGCTCCACCTTCACCCATCCGGGAGATGCCATCCTGCTGCTTGGAGAGCCTGATCTCACGCTTGAGGGTTCAGAGTACCTGGTCATGCACTACGGAACTCCCGGTGAGGATGCTCCCCCGGTTGATCTTCAGCATGAAAAAAACGTGCAGGAGCTGCTTGTAGCGCTTGCTGCCGGAAAACTGGTGCACTCCGCACACGACATCTCCGACGGCGGTCTGTTTGTTGCCCTTGCTGAAAAAGCGATCATGAATGAAGAGGCGCCGCTCGGATTCAGCGTAAATATTGAAGCGGCTGAAACGAGTCCGGTACGGATTCAGAGGGCACTCTTTTCCGAGGCACAGGGTCGGGTTCTTTTAAGTATCGCGCCCGAGAAGGCCAAAGAGGTGATCAGTGAGGCGGTAAAACATCAGGTGCCTGTGCGCGTTATCGGAAAGGTAGTGCCCGGAACAGCAACCATCGCAGTGAACGGCCAGGAGATCCTGCACTTCACCACCGCTGAACTTGCCGGAGCCTACTACCATTCGCTGGAGCATGCGCTGCACCTCGACGAACTTTAA
- a CDS encoding NAD(P)H-hydrate dehydratase, with translation MLPVLTALEMQKADRKAIEELHIGETRLMELAGRECLRMISETLHRDSLAGTSFLVVAGKGNNGGDGFVLARHLLNLDASVDLVLLYPESLLNGVNREGLAILKAYETFDTPLRIFHSLEEALPFAAEGSYDALVDAITGTGLRLEAGSMELAAPLSSGIELLNALRIESGAPVIAVDIPSGLDATTGRAATPVVVADATVTMAFLKTGFFLNEGPKCSGELHVAEISIPGFLAEHACARLTDKEFAAEQFILREPSSAKHTNGRVLIIAGSQSTESSMLGAAILAARGALKTGAGYVAVSMPIALAGAMHTALPEVVVIGRDMDSITKKARWADTILIGCGLGRDKSAVDLVATLLETEDITNKKLILDADALYALSVIGTACLLNLSGEVLLTPHYGEISRLCGISTEEIARNPIETAKAVAGEREVNLLLKGIPTVIAGPDGAVMLNTSGTEALASAGTGDLLAGMIAALAAKGASLFDAAGAGAWFHGRAGDLAGDISSLVSSGMVADAIQLAIGEIFEVESEE, from the coding sequence ATGCTGCCAGTTCTGACTGCTCTTGAGATGCAAAAAGCCGACAGGAAGGCAATCGAAGAGCTCCATATCGGCGAAACCCGTCTTATGGAGCTGGCCGGTCGGGAATGTCTCCGCATGATCTCCGAAACCCTCCACAGAGACTCCCTTGCCGGGACATCCTTTCTGGTGGTGGCCGGCAAAGGCAACAACGGCGGTGACGGTTTTGTACTTGCCCGCCATCTGCTCAACCTTGACGCTTCGGTCGATCTCGTCCTGCTCTACCCGGAATCCCTGCTCAACGGCGTCAACCGGGAAGGTCTTGCCATTCTCAAAGCCTACGAAACCTTCGACACTCCCCTGCGCATCTTTCACAGCCTTGAGGAGGCCCTTCCGTTTGCCGCAGAGGGGTCCTACGACGCCCTTGTTGACGCCATTACCGGAACCGGACTGCGCCTTGAGGCCGGGTCAATGGAGCTTGCTGCTCCCCTCTCCTCCGGCATAGAGCTTCTCAACGCACTCCGCATAGAGAGCGGGGCTCCTGTTATAGCCGTTGATATTCCTTCCGGGCTTGACGCAACAACAGGCAGAGCGGCAACGCCGGTTGTCGTGGCAGATGCGACCGTTACCATGGCATTTCTGAAAACAGGCTTTTTCCTGAACGAGGGGCCGAAGTGCTCGGGAGAGCTCCATGTTGCGGAGATCTCCATCCCCGGCTTTCTTGCTGAACACGCCTGCGCACGGCTTACGGACAAGGAGTTCGCCGCCGAACAGTTCATACTCAGAGAGCCCTCAAGTGCCAAACACACCAATGGCCGGGTGCTGATCATTGCCGGTTCACAGAGTACGGAGAGCTCCATGCTCGGCGCGGCAATTCTGGCCGCCAGGGGTGCGCTTAAAACCGGAGCGGGATATGTCGCGGTCAGCATGCCGATTGCACTTGCCGGGGCCATGCACACTGCTCTGCCGGAAGTTGTGGTTATCGGAAGGGATATGGACTCGATTACCAAAAAAGCCCGCTGGGCGGATACGATACTCATCGGTTGCGGCCTGGGACGCGATAAAAGCGCCGTTGATTTGGTTGCAACACTTCTGGAAACTGAGGATATCACCAATAAAAAGCTGATTCTTGACGCAGACGCACTCTATGCTCTCTCGGTAATCGGCACAGCGTGTCTCCTGAACCTCTCCGGTGAGGTGCTGCTGACACCGCACTACGGCGAAATCAGCCGTCTCTGTGGAATTTCCACAGAAGAGATTGCCCGCAATCCCATTGAGACCGCAAAAGCCGTTGCAGGAGAGAGAGAGGTGAACCTGCTCCTGAAGGGTATACCTACGGTGATTGCCGGACCGGATGGTGCGGTAATGCTCAACACCAGCGGAACTGAAGCCCTTGCCTCCGCCGGAACAGGCGATCTCCTTGCAGGCATGATTGCCGCCCTGGCGGCCAAAGGGGCCTCTCTCTTTGATGCCGCCGGTGCCGGAGCATGGTTCCACGGCCGGGCCGGAGACCTTGCCGGAGATATCTCCAGCCTGGTCTCGTCGGGTATGGTCGCTGATGCGATTCAGCTTGCTATAGGAGAAATTTTTGAAGTGGAGAGTGAAGAGTAA
- a CDS encoding LL-diaminopimelate aminotransferase, with the protein MFDEIEFDKIKRLPKYVFAAVNELKMAERRAGEDVIDFSMGNPDGPTPQHIVDKLVESINKPRTHGYSVSKGIYKLRGAVGTWYKQKYNVDLDLDREVVATMGSKEGYVHLVQAITNPGDLAMVPDPCYPIHSQAFILAGGNVHRLKLELNDDLTLDEAGFFRNIEKALRESSPKPKFLVVNFPNNPTTATVELPFYEKLVDIARQERFYIISDIAYAELTYDGYVTPSILQVPGAKDVAVESYTLSKTYNMAGWRVGFMVGNAKLIGALEKIKSWLDYGTFTPIQVASTIALTGDQSCVHEITEVYRKRRDVMVKSFENAGWPVVSPRASMFVWAHIPEPFRHLGSLEFSKKLLMEAKVAVSPGIGFGAYGDEYVRVAMIENEERIRQAARNIKKFLRTPEA; encoded by the coding sequence ATGTTCGACGAAATAGAGTTTGACAAGATCAAACGACTTCCGAAATATGTTTTTGCTGCGGTCAATGAGCTGAAGATGGCAGAACGGCGCGCGGGTGAGGATGTTATCGATTTTTCCATGGGTAATCCTGACGGCCCCACTCCGCAGCATATTGTGGACAAGCTGGTCGAGAGCATCAATAAACCACGGACACACGGCTATTCGGTTTCAAAAGGGATCTACAAGCTCCGCGGAGCGGTAGGAACCTGGTACAAGCAGAAGTACAATGTTGATCTCGATCTCGATCGGGAAGTTGTTGCCACGATGGGTTCCAAGGAGGGGTATGTCCACCTTGTCCAGGCAATCACCAATCCGGGTGATCTGGCTATGGTGCCTGATCCCTGTTATCCGATCCACTCCCAGGCATTTATTCTTGCCGGCGGCAACGTGCACCGGTTGAAACTTGAATTGAACGACGATTTGACGCTTGATGAGGCCGGCTTTTTCAGAAACATCGAAAAAGCGCTGCGTGAATCTTCTCCGAAGCCGAAATTTCTTGTGGTTAATTTTCCGAACAACCCGACAACCGCAACCGTAGAACTTCCGTTCTATGAAAAGCTGGTCGATATTGCCCGCCAGGAGCGTTTCTACATCATCAGCGACATTGCCTATGCCGAACTCACCTATGACGGCTATGTCACCCCTTCGATTCTTCAGGTTCCGGGAGCCAAGGATGTAGCGGTTGAAAGCTACACCCTGTCGAAAACCTACAACATGGCAGGGTGGCGCGTCGGCTTTATGGTCGGCAATGCAAAACTGATCGGTGCGCTTGAAAAAATCAAGAGCTGGCTCGACTATGGCACCTTTACCCCTATACAGGTAGCATCAACCATCGCCCTCACCGGAGACCAGAGCTGCGTGCATGAAATCACTGAAGTCTACCGCAAGCGGCGTGATGTTATGGTCAAGAGTTTTGAAAATGCAGGCTGGCCGGTTGTCTCTCCGCGTGCGAGCATGTTTGTCTGGGCTCATATTCCCGAGCCATTCCGTCACCTTGGAAGTCTTGAATTCAGCAAAAAGCTGCTGATGGAGGCCAAGGTTGCCGTGAGCCCCGGCATCGGGTTCGGTGCCTATGGCGATGAGTATGTGCGTGTGGCGATGATTGAGAACGAAGAGCGTATCCGTCAGGCAGCCCGCAACATCAAAAAATTCCTCCGTACCCCTGAAGCGTAA
- a CDS encoding heterodisulfide reductase-related iron-sulfur binding cluster — protein sequence MTETDALKHQLEESTGNDYNCCYQCGKCTAGCPAGGVMDNPPARIMRLVQAGYVEDALRSDALWYCLGCMTCTSRCPQNLDIAATMDSLRALALEKNIVSEERSKKLVTAFHVSFLKNVRKHGRLQELSLVNSYKLRTRTFLQDAVPGVKMITQGKINPMHTLTGKGGIKGKDQIEKIFLASEEESHTPAPKRRPKKKEFVENAPLSVKPGMTIGYYPGCSLDGTAQEYGISVKKMCSLLGLNLREIEDWNCCGATSAHATNHKLSLLLPARNQVLAEAQGLDIVLAPCAACQNRQVTTRKALMESEELRREVRSITGIEPACTTQFIGVTQLLEAMDPEEIKKRVKKPLTGLNLACYYGCLLVRPMEDMGFDDPENPDKMEAIVSALGASPVDWAFKIECCGAGLTLAQQDLVEDLTHKIARNAAANGAEAFVVACPLCQANLDMRQESMIKRFGDVKPMPVYYISELVAIACGAAPSEVAVGKHFVPALELVSKF from the coding sequence ATGACAGAAACGGACGCGCTCAAGCATCAGCTTGAGGAGTCCACCGGGAACGACTACAACTGCTGCTACCAGTGCGGAAAATGTACGGCTGGATGTCCGGCTGGCGGAGTTATGGATAATCCCCCTGCAAGGATCATGCGTCTGGTGCAGGCAGGCTACGTTGAGGATGCTCTGAGAAGCGATGCGCTCTGGTACTGTCTCGGGTGCATGACCTGTACATCCCGATGTCCGCAGAATCTTGATATCGCCGCCACAATGGACTCACTCAGGGCGCTCGCTCTTGAGAAGAACATAGTCTCAGAGGAGCGATCAAAAAAACTGGTTACCGCATTTCATGTCTCATTCCTGAAAAACGTACGCAAACACGGCCGTCTTCAGGAGCTTTCACTGGTTAACAGCTACAAACTCCGCACAAGAACCTTCCTGCAGGATGCCGTACCGGGTGTCAAGATGATCACCCAGGGAAAGATCAATCCAATGCATACGCTCACCGGAAAAGGGGGAATCAAGGGAAAGGATCAGATAGAGAAAATCTTCCTTGCTTCCGAAGAGGAGTCCCATACGCCTGCACCGAAACGACGCCCGAAAAAGAAGGAGTTTGTTGAGAATGCTCCCCTCTCGGTCAAACCCGGCATGACTATCGGCTACTACCCCGGCTGTTCTCTTGACGGTACCGCACAGGAGTACGGCATTTCGGTCAAAAAAATGTGCTCACTGCTCGGTCTTAACCTCAGGGAGATCGAGGACTGGAACTGCTGCGGAGCAACATCGGCACATGCCACCAATCACAAACTCTCCCTGCTTCTGCCTGCCCGGAACCAGGTACTCGCCGAGGCCCAGGGGCTTGATATTGTACTTGCTCCCTGTGCTGCCTGCCAGAACCGGCAGGTCACCACTCGCAAAGCCCTGATGGAATCAGAGGAGCTGCGCCGGGAGGTACGCTCCATTACCGGCATTGAACCGGCCTGCACCACGCAGTTCATCGGCGTCACCCAGCTGCTTGAAGCCATGGATCCGGAAGAGATTAAAAAACGGGTCAAAAAACCGCTTACCGGCCTCAATCTTGCCTGTTATTACGGCTGCCTTCTGGTTCGTCCGATGGAGGATATGGGTTTTGACGATCCTGAAAATCCGGATAAAATGGAGGCAATTGTTTCGGCTCTTGGTGCCTCACCGGTTGATTGGGCATTCAAGATCGAGTGCTGCGGAGCCGGCCTTACGCTTGCCCAGCAGGATCTGGTTGAGGATCTCACGCATAAAATCGCCAGAAATGCAGCGGCAAACGGAGCTGAAGCATTTGTTGTTGCCTGTCCCCTCTGTCAGGCCAACCTTGATATGCGTCAGGAGAGCATGATCAAGCGATTCGGTGACGTGAAGCCGATGCCTGTTTACTATATTTCGGAGCTGGTAGCTATCGCCTGCGGTGCAGCACCTTCCGAAGTTGCCGTCGGCAAACATTTTGTGCCTGCTCTTGAGCTTGTATCGAAATTCTGA